From a region of the Rhodococcus sp. 4CII genome:
- a CDS encoding hydroxymethylglutaryl-CoA lyase — translation MTQTFESRTLLRDVTLRDGLQLTGKMLPTARKLEIARRLLELGVPALEIGSMARPDLVPPMANTVEVISELTPEELDRCWVWVATPRHVEKAAAAGARHFQYCFSASDSHNQANIGRSTEDSLAAMPAAIELAREVGGSIQLCIATSFTCPFEGRVPEQRVIDIANDPRAHGAVDVVVCDTLGQAVPAEVYSLVSRVRLETPQRGIVYHGHDTWGLGVANSLAAVAAGAMTVDGALGGLGGCPFAPGASGNTASEDLLFATRPDWLTPGLFGSLVELSEKTLAELGETNRSKAAQGARSNAAAFEWVIGGGR, via the coding sequence ATGACGCAGACCTTCGAATCACGCACCCTGCTCCGCGACGTCACGTTGCGTGACGGACTGCAGCTGACGGGCAAGATGCTGCCCACCGCCCGGAAGCTCGAGATCGCCCGGAGACTGCTCGAACTCGGCGTCCCTGCTCTCGAGATCGGGTCGATGGCCCGCCCCGACCTGGTCCCGCCGATGGCGAACACCGTCGAGGTGATCTCGGAGCTGACCCCGGAGGAACTCGATCGCTGCTGGGTGTGGGTGGCGACGCCCCGGCACGTGGAGAAGGCCGCCGCGGCCGGCGCCCGCCATTTCCAGTACTGCTTCTCCGCCTCCGATTCGCACAACCAGGCGAACATCGGCCGCTCCACCGAGGACAGTCTCGCCGCGATGCCGGCGGCGATCGAACTCGCGCGGGAGGTCGGCGGCAGCATCCAGCTGTGTATCGCGACGTCGTTCACCTGCCCGTTCGAGGGCCGGGTGCCGGAGCAGCGGGTGATCGACATCGCCAATGATCCACGCGCCCACGGCGCCGTCGACGTCGTCGTCTGCGACACCCTCGGCCAGGCCGTCCCCGCCGAGGTCTACTCGCTCGTCTCCCGGGTCCGGCTGGAAACCCCGCAGCGCGGCATCGTCTACCACGGGCACGACACGTGGGGCCTGGGAGTCGCGAACAGCCTCGCCGCGGTCGCGGCCGGGGCGATGACCGTCGACGGCGCCCTCGGCGGACTCGGCGGGTGCCCGTTCGCGCCCGGTGCCAGCGGCAACACCGCCAGCGAGGACCTCCTGTTCGCCACCCGCCCGGACTGGCTGACCCCCGGCCTGTTCGGGTCGCTCGTCGAACTGTCCGAGAAGACGCTCGCCGAACTCGGCGAGACCAACCGGTCCAAGGCCGCGCAGGGCGCACGCTCCAATGCCGCCGCGTTCGAGTGGGTCATCGGCGGTGGCCGATGA
- a CDS encoding CaiB/BaiF CoA-transferase family protein: MFSDNTIRPLDGVRVLELGNYIAAPTAGRLLADFGAEVIKVERPKTGDELRNWRLYSGDTSMLYRTINRNKKSIVLDLRTEEGRQLVLDLAAECDILLENFRPGTLEKWGIGPDALNAANPDLVITRISAFGQTGPMSQRPGFAAVAEAAGGFRELVGDPDRPPVRVGVSIGDSIAGLYAAFGAVMALFQREAAKVAGAQGPSLPHRIIDVALNESILSMMESLIPDYLAYGVKRERVGGRMEGIAPSNAYICSDGNSIIIAGNGDAIFQRYMETIGRPDLGADPDLSTNAGRWARRDELDAAIGEWTIQYSRDEALKILDTAGVPSGPINTAADICSDEQYAARNMIQQFTVDTGEAEPKQVGFPGIVPVIGGQSLPIRNVGPDLGEHTREVLETLLGKTPEQIDSIVDNTVGGTS, translated from the coding sequence ATGTTCTCCGACAACACGATTCGGCCACTCGACGGAGTGCGGGTTCTCGAACTCGGCAATTACATCGCCGCCCCGACGGCGGGCCGGCTGCTCGCCGACTTCGGCGCCGAGGTCATCAAGGTGGAACGTCCGAAGACCGGCGACGAACTGCGCAACTGGCGGCTCTACTCCGGCGACACGTCGATGCTGTACCGCACGATCAACCGGAACAAGAAGTCGATCGTGCTGGACCTGCGCACGGAGGAGGGCCGGCAGCTGGTCCTGGACCTCGCCGCCGAATGCGACATCCTGCTGGAGAACTTCCGGCCCGGCACCCTGGAGAAGTGGGGCATCGGACCGGACGCGCTGAACGCGGCCAATCCGGACCTCGTGATCACCCGCATCTCGGCGTTCGGGCAGACCGGGCCGATGTCGCAGCGACCGGGGTTCGCCGCGGTCGCCGAGGCCGCCGGCGGTTTCCGTGAACTCGTCGGCGACCCGGACCGGCCCCCGGTGCGGGTGGGGGTGTCGATCGGAGATTCGATCGCCGGCCTCTACGCGGCGTTCGGGGCGGTGATGGCCCTGTTCCAGCGGGAGGCCGCGAAGGTGGCCGGAGCGCAGGGTCCGTCGCTGCCGCATCGGATCATCGACGTCGCGCTCAACGAATCGATCCTGTCGATGATGGAGTCGCTGATCCCCGATTACCTCGCGTACGGCGTCAAACGCGAACGCGTCGGCGGCCGGATGGAGGGCATCGCCCCGTCGAACGCGTACATCTGCAGCGACGGCAACAGCATCATCATCGCCGGCAACGGTGACGCCATCTTCCAGCGCTACATGGAGACCATCGGACGCCCCGACCTCGGCGCCGACCCGGACCTGTCCACCAATGCGGGACGGTGGGCGCGCCGCGACGAACTCGACGCGGCGATCGGCGAGTGGACGATTCAGTATTCGCGCGACGAGGCGCTGAAAATCCTCGACACCGCCGGAGTGCCGTCCGGTCCGATCAACACGGCCGCCGACATCTGCAGCGACGAACAGTACGCGGCCCGCAACATGATTCAGCAGTTCACCGTCGACACGGGTGAGGCCGAGCCGAAGCAGGTCGGCTTCCCCGGCATCGTCCCGGTGATCGGCGGACAGTCGCTGCCCATCCGCAACGTCGGACCGGATCTCGGTGAGCACACCCGGGAGGTCCTCGAGACACTGCTCGGCAAGACCCCGGAACAGATCGACTCCATCGTCGACAACACAGTAGGTGGCACCTCATGA
- a CDS encoding GntP family permease, producing MSDVEILINTAIAVAAVVLLIVRFKFNPVVSLVVGSAYLGLTTGLGTAETVKVISTGFGDIMAEVGLLIAFGVLMGAMLKEMGAIQRLVGTLLRVFGPKRMPYALSLTIATLLQSIFLDVLLVISAPLARNLAPKVGRVGTARMATALAIGLECGIVLMVPGVGALALAGLLGVPLGKMLICGLILVIPTVAISVAIMSFLFTRGWWNPEKDEEHFHQTVVDDEEETWTDGGSGGTAPRPDVGGGVAQAQRTEAVTAERTQHDRPLILLLAPLLVSLLLIATGAILDIADISNPVVSFVSEPLIALLIGLIGTSFVGRITVGQHRVQKAIASGFSESGQILILTGVGGSLAATIAAAGLGDILGQYFTANHAAPLLMVWVIAAVLHVAVGSVTISAITAAGVLAPIAPTLGLDPVLIALAAGAGSLFAVHVTSNTFWLLQSLMGQTTRGTLKTCSVGVSVASVVAILLVLPMSLVL from the coding sequence ATGTCAGATGTAGAAATCCTGATCAACACCGCGATCGCCGTAGCGGCGGTGGTTCTGTTGATCGTGCGTTTCAAGTTCAACCCGGTGGTGTCGCTGGTCGTCGGCTCCGCCTATCTCGGACTCACGACAGGTCTCGGCACGGCAGAGACGGTGAAGGTCATCAGCACCGGTTTCGGCGACATCATGGCCGAGGTGGGATTGCTGATCGCTTTCGGCGTCCTGATGGGCGCCATGCTGAAGGAAATGGGCGCCATCCAGCGCCTGGTCGGGACGCTGCTGCGCGTATTCGGGCCGAAACGGATGCCCTATGCGCTGTCGCTGACGATCGCGACGCTGCTGCAATCCATCTTCCTCGACGTCCTGCTGGTGATCTCGGCGCCGCTCGCCCGCAACCTCGCACCGAAGGTCGGCCGGGTCGGCACCGCACGCATGGCCACCGCCCTGGCCATCGGCCTCGAGTGCGGCATCGTGCTCATGGTTCCCGGTGTCGGGGCGCTCGCCCTCGCCGGACTTCTCGGTGTGCCCCTCGGCAAGATGCTGATCTGCGGATTAATCCTGGTGATCCCGACCGTCGCGATCTCGGTGGCGATCATGTCGTTCCTGTTCACCCGCGGTTGGTGGAACCCGGAGAAGGACGAGGAGCACTTTCACCAGACGGTCGTCGACGACGAGGAAGAGACCTGGACCGACGGCGGAAGCGGCGGCACCGCCCCGCGACCCGACGTCGGCGGGGGCGTCGCCCAGGCGCAGCGCACCGAGGCCGTCACCGCCGAGCGGACACAGCACGACCGCCCCCTGATCCTGCTCCTCGCTCCGCTGCTCGTCTCGCTCCTGCTCATCGCGACCGGCGCGATCCTGGACATCGCCGACATCAGCAACCCGGTCGTCTCGTTCGTGTCGGAACCGCTGATCGCGCTGTTGATCGGTCTGATCGGCACCAGTTTCGTCGGACGGATCACCGTCGGGCAGCATCGCGTTCAGAAGGCGATCGCCAGCGGGTTCAGCGAGAGCGGCCAGATCCTCATCCTGACCGGTGTGGGCGGGTCGCTCGCCGCGACCATCGCCGCCGCCGGACTCGGCGACATCCTCGGCCAGTACTTCACCGCCAATCACGCGGCTCCGCTGCTGATGGTCTGGGTGATCGCCGCCGTCCTCCACGTCGCCGTCGGTTCCGTGACCATCTCCGCCATCACCGCGGCAGGCGTCCTCGCACCCATCGCGCCGACCCTCGGCCTCGACCCCGTCCTCATCGCCCTCGCGGCCGGCGCCGGTTCCCTGTTCGCGGTGCACGTCACCAGCAACACGTTCTGGCTGCTGCAATCCTTGATGGGTCAGACCACACGCGGCACGCTGAAGACGTGTTCGGTGGGAGTATCAGTGGCATCGGTCGTCGCCATACTGCTCGTCCTGCCCATGAGCCTCGTTCTCTGA